A portion of the Streptomyces sp. NBC_00376 genome contains these proteins:
- a CDS encoding DUF3761 domain-containing protein, with protein sequence MIRTLPAPDRRGIAHATLTALAVFAALLAPAVQAEATATCAPHTTGVCRAGSAHPAGATAECKDGTTSYAAKFRGTCSHHGGVRYWYK encoded by the coding sequence GTGATCCGCACTCTCCCGGCACCGGACCGCCGCGGCATCGCCCACGCCACCCTCACCGCGCTCGCCGTCTTCGCCGCGCTCCTGGCCCCGGCCGTCCAGGCCGAGGCGACCGCCACGTGCGCACCGCACACCACCGGCGTGTGCAGGGCCGGCAGCGCGCACCCGGCGGGCGCGACCGCCGAATGCAAGGACGGGACCACCAGCTACGCGGCGAAGTTCCGCGGCACCTGCAGCCACCATGGCGGCGTCCGCTACTGGTACAAGTAG
- a CDS encoding Lrp/AsnC family transcriptional regulator: MDELDSALLRLLQQDGRRTNRDLAQELGIAPSTCLERVRALRERGVLLGFHAEVDLPSLDRGLQAMIAVRVRPPTRAVIEQFKAFVARMPEVIAVFVLTGTDDFLLHVAVRDTDQLHSVVLDKLTERQELADVRTSVIYGHLRKNIIEPM; this comes from the coding sequence GTGGACGAACTAGATTCGGCGTTGCTGCGACTTCTGCAGCAAGACGGTCGGCGCACCAACCGGGACCTGGCACAGGAGTTGGGCATCGCGCCCTCCACCTGCCTGGAGCGAGTGCGCGCCCTCCGCGAGCGCGGTGTGCTGCTCGGATTCCACGCTGAGGTGGACCTCCCCTCGCTCGACCGAGGGCTGCAAGCGATGATCGCCGTGCGGGTGCGGCCCCCGACGCGTGCGGTCATTGAGCAGTTCAAAGCCTTCGTGGCGCGCATGCCCGAGGTGATCGCGGTCTTCGTGCTGACGGGCACCGACGACTTCCTCCTCCATGTCGCGGTTCGCGACACCGACCAGCTGCATTCCGTGGTTCTGGACAAGCTGACCGAGCGGCAGGAACTCGCAGACGTACGCACCTCGGTGATCTACGGACACCTGCGAAAGAACATCATCGAGCCGATGTGA
- a CDS encoding DMT family transporter translates to MEERKTRALAICSVVAAALLWSSSYAVTKEVLADVGPLTIGAIRFTIAAVLLAIMARMRRNPAAPPDARQRRMIYLSGLLGITAYFVLENIGLELSTASDASLIVATYPLMTMLLELALLRTRMPLLRVCGVLLAALGAFLVVRNGAEVGGSARWFGDVLLLLGGLMWAGYNVLGKYAGRGQDAVNLTYHQTVAGAAGFLLASLLEIGDWRVPDASASVMLTYLAVACSVGGFLLYNYGLSRMTSSVSVNILNLVPVFGVLGAVVINKETVRLTQALGGMVIIAGVALGLVERRTVVEKAAVPEPSPVTERI, encoded by the coding sequence GTGGAAGAACGGAAGACGAGGGCTCTGGCGATCTGTTCAGTCGTGGCGGCCGCGCTGTTGTGGAGCAGCTCGTACGCGGTCACCAAGGAGGTGCTGGCGGACGTCGGGCCGCTGACCATCGGGGCCATCCGCTTCACTATCGCCGCCGTGCTGCTCGCGATCATGGCGCGCATGCGCCGCAACCCGGCCGCCCCGCCGGATGCCCGCCAGCGGCGGATGATCTACCTGAGCGGCCTGCTCGGCATCACGGCCTACTTCGTGCTGGAGAACATCGGCCTTGAGCTGTCGACCGCCTCAGACGCCTCCCTGATCGTGGCCACCTATCCGCTGATGACCATGCTTCTGGAGCTGGCTCTCCTCCGGACCAGGATGCCGCTGCTCCGGGTCTGCGGCGTGCTACTTGCCGCACTGGGAGCCTTCCTGGTCGTACGCAACGGGGCAGAAGTCGGAGGCAGCGCACGCTGGTTCGGTGACGTGCTGCTCCTGCTCGGCGGGCTGATGTGGGCCGGATACAACGTGTTGGGCAAGTATGCGGGCCGGGGGCAGGATGCCGTGAACCTCACCTACCACCAGACGGTGGCAGGCGCCGCCGGCTTCCTGCTCGCCTCACTCCTGGAGATCGGGGACTGGCGGGTGCCGGACGCCTCGGCCTCGGTGATGCTCACCTATCTGGCCGTGGCGTGTTCCGTCGGCGGTTTCCTCCTCTACAACTACGGTCTGAGCAGGATGACTTCGAGCGTCTCGGTCAACATTCTCAACCTGGTACCCGTGTTCGGTGTGCTCGGTGCTGTGGTGATCAACAAGGAGACAGTCCGGCTCACCCAGGCCCTTGGCGGGATGGTCATCATCGCTGGTGTGGCTCTCGGATTGGTCGAACGCCGAACAGTCGTCGAGAAAGCCGCGGTTCCCGAGCCGAGCCCGGTCACCGAGCGCATCTGA
- a CDS encoding transposase: MPAPRKYPLQLRERAVRIYRTAEPKPVIRRMAEELGVHHEALRNWIRQAEADTGERDGLLTTAEREELAALRKENAQLKRANEVLRTASAYFAAQLDPTRPR; the protein is encoded by the coding sequence ATGCCTGCGCCGAGGAAGTACCCGCTGCAGTTGCGTGAGCGTGCGGTACGGATATACCGGACCGCCGAGCCGAAGCCCGTGATCCGCCGCATGGCCGAGGAACTCGGCGTGCACCACGAGGCCCTGCGCAACTGGATCCGCCAGGCCGAGGCCGACACCGGCGAACGCGACGGCCTGCTCACCACCGCCGAGCGTGAGGAGCTTGCCGCCCTGCGCAAGGAGAATGCCCAGCTCAAGCGTGCGAATGAGGTCCTGCGGACAGCCTCGGCTTATTTCGCGGCCCAGCTCGACCCGACCCGGCCCAGGTGA
- a CDS encoding MarR family winged helix-turn-helix transcriptional regulator: MTGHQNTDPDLGVLAAQVLFSVQRELFTALTEQGFDDIQPRTGAVLAYLRTDGIRASELARASGQHKQVIGTVVDDLERLGYVERKSDPADRRAKLIHPTERGLLQMEAATSIMRTIEERHAKALGKREYAAFKTALQRVAALQHETEHGSQGTGTRTVRPDR; this comes from the coding sequence TTGACCGGGCACCAGAACACGGACCCGGACCTCGGCGTACTCGCCGCCCAGGTTCTCTTCTCCGTCCAGCGCGAGCTGTTCACCGCCCTCACCGAACAGGGCTTCGACGACATCCAGCCCCGCACCGGCGCCGTCCTCGCCTATCTGCGGACCGACGGCATCCGCGCGAGCGAACTCGCCCGCGCCTCCGGACAGCACAAGCAGGTCATCGGCACCGTTGTCGACGACCTCGAACGCCTGGGCTACGTCGAACGCAAATCCGACCCCGCAGACCGCCGAGCCAAACTGATCCACCCCACCGAACGCGGTCTGCTCCAGATGGAGGCCGCCACCTCCATCATGCGCACGATCGAGGAACGCCACGCGAAGGCGCTGGGCAAACGGGAGTACGCCGCCTTCAAGACCGCTCTCCAGCGCGTGGCCGCACTTCAGCACGAGACCGAGCACGGCAGCCAGGGCACCGGGACACGGACGGTCCGCCCCGACCGGTGA
- a CDS encoding isochorismatase family protein — MSERSKFQESITRENAAVVLVDHQVGLLSGVRDVPVGELKHNVVALAQAATVLGIPLVVTTTAADSMWGPTTPELVRALPAGQKIIDRSTVNAWHDDRVREAIEATGRQKLIFAGVSLEVCAALPAISATGAGYDAYVTLDASGTFSQAKREAGLLRMQQAGVIVSDYATLMVEALADNAAHDSGALYAALDMPFAVLVGQIAAAHQA; from the coding sequence ATGAGCGAGCGCAGCAAGTTCCAGGAGTCGATTACCCGGGAGAACGCCGCCGTGGTGCTGGTCGACCACCAGGTGGGGCTTCTCTCCGGCGTTCGGGACGTCCCGGTCGGTGAACTGAAGCACAATGTGGTGGCGCTGGCCCAGGCGGCGACCGTGCTGGGCATCCCGCTGGTGGTCACCACCACCGCGGCCGACAGCATGTGGGGGCCGACCACCCCCGAACTGGTCCGGGCACTGCCAGCCGGACAGAAGATCATCGACCGCAGCACCGTCAACGCCTGGCACGACGACCGGGTCCGTGAGGCCATCGAGGCCACCGGCCGACAGAAGCTGATCTTCGCCGGGGTGTCGCTCGAGGTCTGCGCGGCCCTGCCCGCGATCTCCGCCACAGGTGCCGGGTACGACGCCTATGTCACCCTGGATGCCTCCGGCACCTTCAGCCAGGCCAAACGGGAGGCCGGACTGCTCCGCATGCAGCAGGCGGGTGTCATCGTCTCCGACTACGCGACCCTCATGGTCGAGGCGCTGGCGGATAACGCCGCCCACGACTCCGGCGCCCTTTACGCCGCCCTCGACATGCCGTTCGCCGTCCTGGTCGGCCAGATCGCTGCGGCCCATCAGGCATAG
- a CDS encoding ester cyclase, with the protein MHESDPSEAAKAVVRRNTEEVQGGGDFALFDKLFADDFLDHTPQPGRTADKAGARELYQALREAFPDFRPVIHWQSADGDLVTTYKTYHGTHKGEFFGIAPTGRQISFDTVDAMRVRNGKITEHWGVANLFSLMQQLGALPSTV; encoded by the coding sequence ATGCACGAGAGCGATCCGAGCGAGGCCGCCAAGGCGGTCGTCCGCCGCAACACCGAAGAGGTACAGGGCGGCGGTGACTTCGCACTCTTCGACAAACTCTTCGCCGACGACTTCCTCGACCACACCCCGCAGCCCGGCCGCACCGCCGACAAGGCGGGCGCGCGCGAGCTGTACCAGGCTCTCCGCGAGGCCTTCCCCGACTTCCGCCCCGTCATCCACTGGCAGTCCGCCGACGGCGACCTCGTCACCACGTACAAGACCTATCACGGCACCCACAAAGGCGAGTTCTTCGGCATCGCACCCACCGGCAGGCAGATCAGCTTCGACACCGTGGACGCCATGAGGGTGCGCAACGGGAAGATCACCGAGCACTGGGGCGTCGCGAACCTGTTCTCGCTCATGCAGCAACTCGGCGCACTGCCATCTACCGTATAG
- a CDS encoding dinucleotide-binding protein: protein MKITVVGRGHVGGGLAGLWEKAGHKVTGFGRDGGDAAGADVLVVAVPGPAIADALARVSGLAGQVTIDACNLYGPRDDSFRSLSHQVKSIVDGPTAKSFSTNFAAMYDRIAAQRVRPSNLFAAEPAARETTEQLIRDAGYDPVFVGDLDPGARLLEDSSALTRAVAGQLGPFFYRYGPPGEL from the coding sequence ATGAAGATCACCGTTGTCGGACGAGGGCACGTCGGGGGCGGACTGGCGGGCCTGTGGGAGAAGGCCGGCCACAAGGTGACCGGTTTCGGCCGTGACGGCGGAGACGCGGCCGGCGCCGACGTCCTGGTGGTCGCGGTGCCGGGTCCGGCGATCGCCGACGCGCTGGCCCGTGTGTCGGGGCTGGCCGGACAGGTGACCATTGACGCCTGCAACCTCTACGGACCGCGGGACGACTCCTTCCGCTCGCTGTCCCACCAGGTGAAGTCGATCGTCGACGGACCGACCGCGAAATCGTTCTCGACGAACTTCGCCGCGATGTACGACCGGATCGCGGCGCAGCGCGTGCGCCCGAGTAACCTCTTCGCCGCCGAACCGGCCGCGCGGGAGACGACCGAACAACTCATCAGGGATGCCGGCTACGACCCCGTCTTCGTCGGCGACCTGGACCCTGGCGCCCGCCTGCTCGAAGACAGCTCGGCGCTGACCCGCGCGGTGGCCGGACAGCTCGGCCCCTTCTTCTACCGTTACGGGCCCCCCGGCGAGCTCTGA
- a CDS encoding MarR family winged helix-turn-helix transcriptional regulator, with protein sequence MNEPRWLDEREAAVWKQYRDLQRRLQSALDRQLARDSTLSGAEYAVLVPLSESPGDVLRARELQAELGWERSRLSHQVSRMESRGLVAREPCTDDARGSMVRMTPQGRDAIEAAAPQHVETVRHSFFDPLSPDEVDTLGVLLGQLLASLPRDTD encoded by the coding sequence ATGAACGAACCACGCTGGCTCGACGAGCGTGAGGCGGCTGTCTGGAAGCAGTACCGGGACCTGCAGCGCCGGCTGCAAAGCGCCTTGGACAGGCAGCTCGCCCGCGACTCCACACTGTCCGGGGCCGAGTACGCGGTCCTCGTCCCCCTGTCCGAGTCGCCGGGCGACGTCCTGCGAGCCAGGGAACTCCAGGCGGAGCTGGGCTGGGAGCGCAGCCGGCTGTCACATCAGGTCAGCCGGATGGAGTCACGCGGCCTGGTCGCCCGCGAGCCGTGCACGGACGACGCGCGCGGCTCGATGGTGCGCATGACCCCCCAGGGCCGGGACGCGATCGAGGCCGCCGCACCGCAGCACGTCGAGACGGTCCGCCACTCCTTCTTCGACCCGCTCTCCCCCGACGAGGTCGACACTCTGGGCGTGCTCCTCGGCCAGCTCCTCGCCTCGCTCCCGCGCGACACGGACTGA
- a CDS encoding alpha/beta hydrolase codes for MAPPSPREPHAAGNSAPGPPPPFDPELAPALAPLAGVLPPAILPSMIPAVRRTVAALRPSDEDLTRGGAIEVRERRIPGPPDVPLLICRPHGVAAPRPAVYFTHGGGLILGDNRNLIGEMLDWVEELEVVLVSVDYRLAPEHPYPAAIEDVYAGLVWVAEHSAAIGVDPDRLVVAGASAGGGLTAAATLLARDHGGPRLAGQLLACPMLDDRNDSLSGLQMAGRGVWDRTSNKTGWTSLLGEARGAADVSPYAAPARAASLAGLPPLFVDVGSAETFRDEVVAYASRFWLAGGDAELHVWPGGFHGFDAMVPGAALSRAARAARLRWLRRVL; via the coding sequence ATGGCTCCCCCTTCACCTCGCGAACCCCACGCAGCCGGGAACTCGGCCCCCGGCCCGCCGCCGCCTTTCGACCCCGAACTCGCCCCGGCTCTCGCGCCGCTGGCTGGAGTCCTGCCGCCCGCGATCCTGCCCTCGATGATCCCGGCCGTGCGCCGGACCGTCGCCGCCCTACGGCCGTCGGACGAAGACCTGACGCGCGGCGGGGCAATCGAGGTGCGGGAACGCCGGATACCGGGCCCTCCCGACGTCCCGCTGCTGATCTGCCGCCCGCACGGCGTCGCCGCCCCCCGACCGGCCGTGTACTTCACCCATGGCGGCGGCTTGATCCTCGGCGATAACCGCAACCTCATCGGGGAGATGCTCGACTGGGTGGAGGAGCTCGAAGTCGTCCTCGTGTCGGTCGACTATCGGCTCGCCCCGGAGCACCCCTACCCTGCGGCGATCGAGGACGTGTATGCGGGACTGGTCTGGGTCGCGGAGCACTCGGCTGCCATCGGGGTCGATCCCGACCGGCTCGTGGTCGCCGGGGCCAGTGCGGGCGGTGGCCTGACCGCGGCGGCCACGCTCCTGGCCCGGGACCACGGTGGCCCGCGCCTCGCCGGACAACTTCTCGCCTGCCCGATGCTCGACGACCGCAACGACTCGTTGTCCGGCCTCCAGATGGCTGGGCGCGGTGTCTGGGACCGCACGTCGAACAAGACCGGCTGGACGTCGCTGCTCGGGGAGGCGCGGGGCGCCGCCGACGTCTCCCCGTACGCGGCCCCGGCCCGTGCGGCCAGCCTGGCGGGATTGCCGCCGCTCTTCGTCGACGTCGGCTCCGCCGAGACGTTCCGGGACGAGGTCGTCGCGTACGCGTCCCGCTTCTGGCTCGCCGGCGGCGATGCGGAACTGCACGTCTGGCCCGGCGGATTCCACGGCTTCGACGCGATGGTGCCGGGCGCGGCACTGTCCCGAGCCGCCCGCGCGGCCAGGCTGCGCTGGCTGCGCCGGGTGCTGTAG
- a CDS encoding helix-turn-helix transcriptional regulator yields the protein MRGSGPGGERHALLGRRSEWDTVDRLIDGIRSRHGGALVVRGEPGIGKTALIDQALAAPGLKMLRAVGAEFESELAFAALHQLCGPVLRWQECLPVPQREALDAAFGRTGDGTPNRFHVGLAVLNLLSEAAAEQPVLCVVDDAHWLDQASAQALAFVARRLQAEPVGLIFAERDASERHEPAGLPELACLPEVRLRGLADDDARRLLASQIHVPLDAAVHDRILAEARGNPLALLELPHGADLAGGFALPATSPTSRKVAASYRARLAELPAEARTLLLIAAAEPTGCPILLGAAAERLGIPAEAVTLAEESGLLAIGGRARFHHPLVRSTVYRSAALDDRRAVHRALAEAVADTEPDRKAWHSAQAACKPDEDVAAALERSAERARGRGGVAAAAAFLEKAANLTPDFARRGVRAVAAARAKRDSGDAEAALSLLSMAEAGPLDDLQRATVATLRARMAFDRNRDDAAVEKLLWAARLMAPLDTCTARETFLEAFAAAVFVGRFTPVDRMRETAETVRVLSPTPLGSRPLDVLLDGLTAQVRHGYAAAVPELRRAVDVYRGGAGRDACDVGQLWAACGPAMDLWDDTAWRELATRQLELVRGAGMLAELPVALSYRALAHVHAGEFADAAALVDEAHAIAAEVGTPAMLHVDVTVAAWRGDEERTTRLADIATHDAAARGEGRLLSATEYARTVLLNGLGRYDAALATCLTAGDLDEISFYSWVPVEFIEAATHAGRPDLAEPVMRRLSERTAASGSEWALGTELRSRALLTEGPTAEKLYREAIERLAGSEGAPHVARARLLYGEWLRREGRRTEARVELQAAYEQLSALGAAAFAARAARELAATGARARKRVGEVPTRLTAQEFQIARLVATGATSKEVGTQLFLSPRTIDAHLRNIFRKLGVTSRRQLRDLPLTT from the coding sequence ATGCGGGGATCGGGTCCGGGAGGGGAACGGCACGCGCTCCTCGGCCGACGGAGCGAGTGGGACACCGTGGACCGGCTGATCGACGGCATCCGGTCCCGGCACGGCGGAGCGCTGGTCGTGCGGGGAGAACCGGGAATCGGCAAGACCGCACTGATCGACCAGGCCTTGGCGGCACCGGGCCTGAAGATGCTGCGTGCCGTGGGCGCCGAGTTCGAATCGGAACTCGCTTTCGCCGCCCTCCACCAGCTCTGCGGGCCGGTCCTGCGCTGGCAGGAATGCTTACCAGTACCCCAACGCGAGGCTCTCGACGCGGCGTTCGGGCGCACCGGGGACGGGACGCCCAACCGCTTCCACGTGGGCCTGGCGGTGCTCAACCTCCTCTCCGAGGCCGCGGCCGAGCAGCCCGTCCTCTGCGTCGTCGACGACGCGCACTGGCTCGACCAGGCGTCGGCCCAGGCACTGGCCTTCGTCGCGCGCCGGCTCCAGGCCGAACCCGTGGGACTGATCTTCGCCGAGCGTGATGCAAGCGAACGCCACGAACCAGCGGGCCTCCCCGAACTGGCCTGCCTCCCCGAGGTGAGGCTGCGCGGCCTGGCGGACGACGACGCCCGCCGTCTTCTTGCCTCGCAGATCCACGTGCCTCTCGACGCTGCCGTGCACGACCGCATCCTCGCCGAGGCGCGCGGCAATCCGCTGGCCCTCCTCGAACTGCCCCACGGCGCGGACCTCGCGGGCGGGTTCGCGCTGCCGGCTACCTCCCCCACGTCGAGGAAGGTAGCAGCGAGCTACCGGGCCAGACTGGCCGAGCTCCCCGCCGAGGCACGAACCCTGCTGCTGATCGCGGCGGCCGAGCCGACCGGCTGTCCGATCCTCCTGGGCGCGGCGGCGGAGCGACTCGGCATCCCCGCCGAGGCAGTGACGCTCGCCGAGGAGTCCGGGTTGCTGGCTATCGGCGGACGGGCGCGGTTCCACCATCCGCTGGTACGGTCGACCGTCTACCGGTCCGCCGCCCTCGACGACCGCCGCGCGGTCCACCGCGCCCTCGCCGAGGCCGTCGCGGACACAGAGCCAGACCGCAAGGCGTGGCACTCCGCGCAAGCCGCGTGCAAGCCGGACGAGGACGTCGCCGCGGCGCTGGAGCGCTCGGCGGAGCGGGCCCGGGGCCGCGGTGGCGTCGCCGCGGCGGCGGCATTCCTGGAGAAGGCGGCGAATCTGACGCCGGATTTTGCTCGTCGCGGCGTACGAGCTGTCGCCGCGGCGCGCGCCAAGCGGGACAGCGGCGATGCCGAAGCGGCGCTGTCCCTGCTGTCCATGGCGGAAGCCGGACCGCTCGACGACCTCCAGAGGGCCACAGTGGCCACGCTGCGCGCTCGGATGGCGTTCGACAGGAACCGGGACGACGCCGCTGTCGAGAAGTTGCTCTGGGCGGCCCGGCTCATGGCGCCGCTCGACACCTGCACGGCCCGCGAGACGTTCCTCGAAGCCTTCGCCGCAGCGGTGTTCGTCGGCCGGTTCACCCCCGTCGACCGTATGCGCGAGACCGCCGAGACCGTCCGTGTTCTGAGCCCCACCCCATTGGGGTCACGCCCGCTCGACGTACTGCTCGACGGATTGACAGCCCAGGTCAGGCACGGGTACGCGGCGGCCGTGCCGGAACTGCGGCGGGCCGTGGACGTCTACCGGGGCGGTGCGGGACGCGACGCCTGTGACGTGGGCCAGTTATGGGCCGCCTGCGGTCCCGCGATGGACCTGTGGGACGACACGGCCTGGCGGGAGCTGGCCACCCGTCAGCTTGAGCTGGTGCGCGGCGCGGGCATGCTCGCCGAACTCCCCGTGGCCCTCAGCTACCGGGCCCTCGCCCACGTCCACGCCGGCGAGTTCGCCGATGCCGCCGCACTGGTCGACGAAGCGCACGCGATCGCGGCCGAGGTGGGCACCCCGGCCATGCTCCACGTCGACGTCACCGTCGCCGCGTGGCGCGGCGACGAGGAACGCACCACCCGGCTCGCCGACATCGCCACCCACGACGCAGCGGCGCGCGGTGAGGGGCGGCTTCTCAGCGCCACGGAGTACGCCCGGACTGTACTGCTCAACGGGCTGGGCCGGTACGACGCCGCCCTCGCGACCTGCCTGACCGCCGGTGACCTCGACGAGATCAGCTTCTACTCCTGGGTACCCGTGGAGTTCATCGAGGCGGCGACCCACGCGGGACGTCCCGATCTCGCGGAGCCCGTGATGAGACGCCTGTCCGAGCGTACCGCCGCTAGCGGCTCCGAGTGGGCGCTCGGCACGGAGTTGCGCTCGCGGGCCCTGCTCACCGAGGGGCCGACGGCCGAGAAACTGTACCGGGAGGCGATCGAGCGGCTCGCGGGCAGCGAGGGCGCCCCGCACGTGGCACGTGCCCGGCTGCTGTACGGGGAGTGGCTGCGCCGTGAGGGCCGGCGCACCGAGGCGCGGGTGGAGCTGCAGGCGGCATACGAGCAGCTGTCCGCGCTCGGGGCTGCGGCGTTTGCCGCGCGGGCCGCCCGAGAACTTGCCGCGACCGGCGCCCGCGCGCGGAAGCGGGTCGGCGAGGTGCCAACCCGCCTCACCGCGCAGGAGTTCCAGATCGCCCGGCTGGTCGCCACGGGCGCGACGTCCAAGGAGGTGGGCACGCAGCTCTTCTTGAGCCCACGCACCATCGACGCCCACCTGCGGAACATCTTCCGCAAGCTCGGTGTCACCTCTCGTCGCCAACTACGGGACCTGCCACTGACGACCTGA
- a CDS encoding hydrolase produces MAANGVTYTGLDALLVPERSVLLLIDHQGAQFAGMHSMDPNLVVNNVTALAKGAKLFEVPTILSTVVEDRGGRIIRQIQDVFPDQRPIDRTTINTWEDQRVVDAVAATGRKDLVIAGLWTDICLAFPAIHALGDGYRVYAVTDASGATTAEAHERGVQRMVQAGVIPMTAGTVVSEWQRDWAREATVPGISQIMFDHGGSFGTSLAWELQLLGQD; encoded by the coding sequence ATGGCAGCCAACGGCGTCACCTACACCGGCCTGGACGCACTGCTCGTGCCCGAGAGGTCGGTCCTCCTACTGATCGACCACCAGGGTGCGCAGTTCGCCGGGATGCACAGCATGGACCCCAACCTCGTGGTCAACAACGTGACCGCGCTGGCCAAGGGCGCCAAGCTGTTCGAGGTACCTACGATCCTCAGCACCGTGGTCGAGGACCGGGGCGGGCGGATCATCCGGCAGATCCAGGATGTTTTTCCGGACCAGAGGCCGATCGACCGTACCACGATCAACACCTGGGAGGACCAGCGGGTCGTCGATGCCGTCGCCGCCACCGGCCGCAAGGACCTCGTCATAGCCGGCCTGTGGACGGACATCTGCCTTGCCTTCCCGGCGATCCACGCGCTGGGCGACGGCTACCGGGTCTACGCGGTGACGGACGCGTCCGGCGCGACGACGGCCGAGGCACACGAGCGCGGGGTCCAACGCATGGTCCAGGCGGGTGTCATCCCGATGACCGCCGGCACCGTCGTCTCGGAATGGCAGCGCGACTGGGCGCGCGAGGCGACCGTCCCCGGCATCAGCCAGATCATGTTCGACCACGGTGGAAGCTTCGGCACGAGCCTGGCCTGGGAGCTTCAGCTCCTCGGCCAGGACTGA
- a CDS encoding transposase family protein, with product MDHSRDRLTTTPPCRQQGSVHGRQDWSPADGPRRSSDGSGRLLWSGADRPGRKHDQAAMRTEGIAEQLCLHPQVKAKVDEGHRGLANNFPNQVQAPPRKPKDKVPLDENYAWREARRRQSSARICVEHSIGEEKKWRPLQRYLGRCESYAETHAAIAGLVSDRAARRPTRRHKSTELVLARKADC from the coding sequence CTGGACCACAGCCGGGATCGGCTCACCACCACCCCGCCCTGCCGCCAGCAGGGGTCGGTCCACGGTCGGCAGGACTGGAGCCCCGCTGACGGGCCAAGGCGGAGCAGCGACGGCTCGGGACGCCTGCTGTGGTCCGGGGCCGACCGGCCCGGCAGAAAGCACGACCAGGCCGCGATGCGCACCGAAGGCATCGCCGAGCAGCTGTGTCTGCATCCGCAGGTCAAGGCGAAGGTCGACGAGGGACACCGGGGCCTGGCCAACAACTTCCCCAACCAGGTCCAGGCACCGCCACGCAAGCCGAAGGACAAAGTGCCACTGGACGAGAACTACGCCTGGCGCGAGGCGCGCCGACGGCAGTCCTCCGCGCGGATCTGCGTGGAGCACAGCATCGGCGAGGAGAAGAAGTGGCGGCCGCTCCAGCGGTACCTCGGCCGATGCGAGTCCTACGCCGAAACCCACGCCGCCATCGCCGGACTGGTCTCCGACCGTGCGGCCCGCAGGCCCACCCGGAGGCACAAGAGCACCGAACTCGTGCTCGCCCGGAAGGCCGACTGCTAA
- a CDS encoding IS3 family transposase, translating into MTALVDEHPHLGIEPVLRELNIPSSTYYRWRQAEKEPCERRRRDAELTGRIRQVHDESGGIYGSPRVHAVLKREGVHADRKRVERLMRQAGLAGISPRRGKGFTRRDPDADLAPDLVQRDFTANGPNRLWVTDLTMISTREGPLWLSAIRDALSRRVVAWETSARADADLVLTSLEYAPASREVAPGELIHHADHGCQYTSVKLTTRLVRAGIQASMGSVGDSFDNALAENLWMVIKTECIRGRVFATRAEANLALFEYIDGFYNPRRIQKRLGYLSPIEFEEKYYADQAATEQVNLKPRQPALTS; encoded by the coding sequence GTGACAGCGCTCGTTGACGAGCACCCGCATCTGGGGATCGAGCCCGTACTCCGGGAACTGAACATCCCCTCCTCCACCTACTACCGGTGGCGCCAGGCCGAGAAGGAACCGTGCGAACGGCGCCGCCGGGACGCCGAGCTGACCGGGCGGATCCGGCAGGTCCACGACGAGTCCGGCGGGATCTACGGCTCACCCCGCGTGCACGCCGTCCTCAAGCGTGAGGGCGTCCACGCCGACAGGAAGCGCGTCGAGCGGCTCATGCGCCAGGCCGGCCTGGCCGGGATCAGCCCCCGCCGGGGCAAGGGTTTCACTCGCCGTGACCCGGACGCCGATCTGGCCCCTGACCTGGTGCAACGCGACTTCACCGCGAATGGGCCGAACCGGCTGTGGGTTACCGACCTGACCATGATCTCCACCAGGGAGGGGCCGTTGTGGCTGTCCGCGATCCGCGACGCGCTCTCCCGCCGGGTGGTCGCCTGGGAGACCTCCGCCCGCGCGGACGCCGACCTGGTCCTCACCTCGCTGGAGTATGCCCCGGCCAGCCGCGAGGTCGCCCCCGGTGAGCTCATTCACCACGCCGACCACGGCTGTCAATACACGTCCGTGAAGCTCACAACACGCCTGGTCAGGGCCGGTATCCAGGCGTCCATGGGCTCGGTCGGCGACTCGTTCGACAATGCCCTGGCGGAGAACCTGTGGATGGTCATCAAGACCGAGTGCATCCGCGGCCGCGTCTTCGCCACCAGGGCCGAAGCGAACCTCGCGCTCTTCGAGTACATCGACGGCTTCTACAACCCCCGCCGCATCCAGAAACGGCTGGGCTACCTCAGCCCGATCGAGTTCGAGGAGAAGTACTACGCCGACCAGGCAGCGACCGAACAAGTGAACCTGAAACCACGTCAACCCGCTCTGACCAGCTAG